The Microbacterium luteum nucleotide sequence GCACGCGAAAGAAGAGCGCACTCGACGAGCTGACGGAGCAGGGGATTCTACTTCCGGCTCTGATCAACGAATCTGGGTCAGAGTACGACGCATACGACCTCGTGCTCTGGGCGGCCTACGGAAACGCAAAGCAGACGCGTGCGGAACGAGCCGAGAGAGTGCGAGCAACCATTCGAATGTCGGAGACCCCCTCGATAGTGGAGTCAGTGCTCAGGGCGCTTCTCAAGGTCTACGAGAATGAGGGGCCGGCCGAGATGGAGGACGTTCAGATCCTCAAACTGCGGCCGATCGCGGAGATCGGAACCGCGGTAGAGGTCATCGGCGCGTTCGGAGGCAGGCGAGGGTACGACGCCGCGGTGACCTCCCTCACCGATGAAATCTATGCAAGCTAGGAGAAGTCTCAGTTGATCACGCAGGCGACTATCAAGTCGATTCAGGACGTCATGCGGAAGGACGTCGGTATCGATGGCGACGCGCAGCGTCTTGGTCAGATGGTCTGGATGTTCTTCTTGAAAGTCTTGGACGACCGCGAGACGGAGTGGGAGCTCTTCGAGGAAGATTTTGCCTCAGCGATCCCGGACGAGTTGCGGTGGCGCGCGTGGGCCGCGCCGGACGAGGGCTTGACTGGTGATGCACTCCTCAAGTTCGTAAACAACGAGCTGTTCGACGGGCTCAAGCGGCTGAAGCTTCGCCAGGGCGCAAACCCTGAGATGACGAAAGTGATCCGCGGGTCTGCCCCGAGTCTTGTTGACAGTCGGGGGTTGGGGTGATCAGGCCGCTTCTGCGTCCTTGTAGATCATCTCAAACTCGACGGGGGTGAGTTTGCCGAGGCCGCGTTGGCGGCGCCTGCGGTTGTATTTCGTCTCGATCCAGGTGACCATCGCGAGGCGAAGATCGGCGCGGGTGTCCCAGCGCCTCGTGTCGAGCACGTTCTTTTGGAGGAGGCTGAAAAAGCTCTCCATGCTCGCGTTGTCACCGGCCCCGTAAGACCGGCCCATGGAGCCGACGAGGCCGTTGTTGCGGAGCAGGTTCTGGGTGCGTTTCGCGCGGAACTGGCCGCCTCTGTCGGAGTGGCAGATCGTGCCGCCAGGTGAGCGCAGCGCGATCGCGTTGCGCATCGCCGCCCGCGCGAGAGATGACTTCATGCGGGTGTCGATGGAGTAGCCGACGATCTTGTTCGACCAGACGTCCTTGATCGCGCAGATGT carries:
- a CDS encoding type I restriction-modification system subunit M N-terminal domain-containing protein, with amino-acid sequence MITQATIKSIQDVMRKDVGIDGDAQRLGQMVWMFFLKVLDDRETEWELFEEDFASAIPDELRWRAWAAPDEGLTGDALLKFVNNELFDGLKRLKLRQGANPEMTKVIRGSAPSLVDSRGLG